Proteins found in one Lysinibacillus fusiformis genomic segment:
- a CDS encoding DUF881 domain-containing protein codes for MKRNMYTRITIVLFIIGLMIAVQYNTIQKPAERDTRDIWAIREELAQEKQRHSALLAEIRSLHEVVDRYEQSEKVNQQAALNETLNRLKLQAGLTEVIGPGVVLRVEPAPELIEMGYEIKEISPDLLTQLLNTLFKNDATSVAIDGNRVVQTTAIRDINGKTTVNSIPLSSPSFELFVGTSNYKAAQKMYNSLQASTFIDSFYLDNFNLVIEEPNEQLLIPAFDQPLTNDYLAEVKKGD; via the coding sequence TTGAAAAGAAATATGTACACCCGAATAACGATCGTGCTATTTATTATCGGTTTGATGATAGCGGTACAATACAATACCATACAAAAACCAGCTGAGCGAGATACACGAGATATTTGGGCAATAAGAGAGGAATTAGCACAAGAAAAGCAAAGACATTCCGCATTACTGGCAGAAATTCGCTCACTTCATGAAGTAGTGGATCGCTATGAGCAATCTGAAAAAGTAAATCAGCAAGCAGCCTTAAATGAAACATTAAATCGTTTAAAGTTGCAAGCAGGATTAACAGAAGTTATTGGACCAGGTGTCGTACTTCGTGTTGAACCTGCACCTGAACTGATTGAAATGGGCTATGAAATTAAAGAAATTTCACCCGATTTGTTAACTCAATTATTAAATACCCTTTTTAAGAACGATGCTACTAGTGTCGCAATCGATGGTAATCGTGTAGTACAAACGACTGCCATACGGGATATAAATGGTAAGACAACAGTAAACAGTATACCACTGTCTTCACCTTCTTTTGAGCTATTTGTTGGGACAAGCAATTATAAAGCAGCACAAAAAATGTATAATTCATTGCAGGCCTCAACATTTATAGACTCATTTTATTTAGACAATTTTAATTTAGTAATTGAAGAACCAAATGAACAGTTACTAATTCCAGCATTTGATCAGCCGTTGACAAATGATTATTTAGCAGAGGTAAAAAAAGGAGATTAA